The genomic segment GGGAAGTGCAGAATATTTACTGGTGTGCTCACTGATTGTCTTTCTTTGCAGGATAGCGATGGGGAGAAAAGTGATGATAATTTAGTGGTGGATGTCTCGAATGAGGtcagtatgtttttatattttttattgtttgttaatAGTTGTGATGATTGTGGTTGTTTCCTGTGGGATGAATGcacttcctttttaaaatgaactaCAATAAACTCACAGTTGTGAATCTTCTATCCAGGAAAATGTTAACTTTTGTGCAGTAGTTTAGCTCTCAGGTAGTTAATTGAATCCTTGTCCTTCCACCAGGATCCTGCCTCCCCTCGTGGCACGCCTCTCCCCTCCCCTAGAGAAAATGGCCTGGATAAAGCACGTCTTCTCAAGAAAGACCCCTGCAGTCCAGCCTCTACTGCATCAtcagccagctcctcctccctcaaGTCCAAAGAGATGTCAATGGTAGGGATGGACAAGACAaaattgtttcagttttattgtcgGATGGTAGGTGAATACATACGTCAGCAGTTACGTATTTCtaaagtgtctctctctctctggagcaGCGAGACAAGGCAGGTACACCGGGGCTAAAGTCAAGCACACCCACACCAAGAGGTGACTCCACCCCTGGTCCGAGCTCGACTCCTGGAATCCGGCCCAGTCTATCAAAACCCCCCTCCATGGAGATACCGCATCCACCCAGTAAGTCCAGTataaacatttgtaaataaattatATGATGGCTTGTGTTTTTGGATGCTATGTTTTGCTAGAGGGCAATGAGTGTGCTTTCTAAATTGCCTCCAGCAAATTTCATCCTCACAATTAAGGGTGAAATGGTAAATGGATAAATGATGTAGGACTTTTTGCTTGTTGCTGTAAGTCTTCATCACTAATATTTCGTGACACACCTTCACTTTGGAATCAACTCATAAATGTGCAGAGTCTGCTTCATATGAAAGATACATCAGATTGCCAGCAGTCTCAGTTTGCTTATACTAAACTTAACTTTGcatcacagcaaaaaaaataattctaATCAAGGGTTACTTGTAATGTCAGATGATTGTGTGGTAATGATACGTCCGTAGGATCAAGGCTTGCATTCTTGgatatttttggtattttgaaCTTGAATGCTCTCTTAGTTACCAGCTTTTCATGTGTCGTACTCTCTACCTCTCTTCCTCAGCTGCAGGTTTGCGGACCCCCCTGGCTGTACCAGGCCCATACCCTGGTGCGTTTGGTATGTTGCCCCACGCTGCGGGGATGAACGGAGAGCTGGCTGGTGCTGCTGGGGCTGCAGCCTATGCTGCCGGACTGCACAACATGTCACCTCAGATGAGTGTTGCTGCTGCGGCCGCTGTGGCTGCGTATGGCCGTTCACCCATGGTGAGTGGAAAAGGTTGACTTATGTGACATTTCATATCCATGTGTGTccatctgttgttttgttgtttgattttttcacattttatttgatgcaATATCGAATCACAGTGCATGTAATTAGACGTTTTTGACCCTGATCAACAGAAATCTCGAAgtggaaagtgaaaaaaatctctacaaaagtatcaaaactgagtgtaaatatgaaacacaaaatTATTCATTACACAAGTGTTCACCTCCTTCAAGACGATAATTATGAGATTCTCATTCCAGCCTCGACTCTGTGTAGATTAAATCAGATTTGTACATCTGGACGCTTCAGTTTTTATCCCATTCTTCTTTGTAAAACCTCTCAAGCTCTGTGAAGTTGCACAGTGTATGTTAGTGAACAGAATACAGTGAATTTTCAAGTCATGCCTCCTTCTGCTGCCAACAGTGGCTTCTTCTTTGCCGTTCTCCCTGAAGCACACGGGCAACTGTGCAACTGCGCACAACTCAGCCATGACACCCTGTAACCTGCTCCAGGCAGATTTGCAGCTGTACTATAGTATATTCTTTCCATTGTTTATGTTTGACCTTGCGCTACTCCGAGGAAATATTCAGCGAGTTGGAGATTTTCTTCCCCTGATTTGTAATTTTCAGTAACAGTAGATTGATTACTCTTTTGTCTTCATAATGAAGCTTTTGCCAGGAAAGTGACAGTAACGGTTGCACCAGTTGCACCTTCCAGaaatcaaaattaaaatcaCTTGTCAGGTCTTGATTAGACATGTGATCTCCTTACAACTTATTAAGGAACTTCTGAAAACAGTTGGCTGCAACAGTTAGTTCTTACATCAATCGtaagtcatttattttacattttatttattttagatcTATTTGTAGaatttttacttctttttttctgttgatcagtgtTGGAAGAGTCATAATTACATCCACCGtatcatcagtgtttttaaaagatcaGGAAGTGAAGTGGTGTGAATACTTTTCATAAGCACTGTATATCTTATATTGCAAAGTGTCAGTAGTTGCACAGCTGTatttctcttgtctgtctgatAGTATTTATACAGTGGGTATGTTGGTGTGCGTCACGTTCAATCACCTCACCACTCTTGTCTGTATTTGCATAGGGTTCATTACACTGTTTAAATAGGTTTAGTAGACTCACAGCTGTGTCTGGGCAACACTTGATAGAAACTCAGGTTGTGTACTCACCAGCtccgtgtgtgtatgtgtgtatgtgttggacTGGGGATAGCACAAGTACTGacagctctgcctctgtgtgtttgctgactCTTAAACTTGTCATTCAGATGCAgagggtgggtgtgtgtgtgtgctcgagAGCGTCTTGTTTGCTTTGTGCtcatgaatgtttgttttctgttccacAGGTTAGTATTGACCTGTATGCATTTTGCCAATGCccatgggtgtgtgtttgcactgtgcTCATGAAATGTCTGTGTTCTCTCCTCAAGGTTGGTTTTGACCCTCATCCTCACATGCGAGTTCCTGGAATGCCTCCCAGTCTGACAGGAATCCCTGGCGGCAAACCGtaagtgtgtttgcagctgcGTATATGTGAATTGCCCTGTGGAACATCTGAACTCCTGGTCCTGAACTCCCCTAGAAATAATGACACTTTTCTCCTCTAATGTTTACCTCTTTAATGTTTAATCTCCCCTCGTCCTCCTTTCTATCTTCAGTGCGTATTCTTTTCACGTGGCGGCCGACGGACAGATGCAGCCGGTGCCGTTCCCCCCGGATGCTTTGGTGGGCCCAGGGATTCCTCGCCACGCCCGTCAGATCAACACATTGAACCATGGAGAGGTGGTGTGCGCCGTTACCATCAGTAACCCCACCCGACACGTTTACACAGGAGGGAAGGGTTGCGTCAAAGTCTGGGACATTAGTCACCCAGGAAACAAAAGCCCAGTGTCGCAGCTTGACTGTCTGGTGAGTGAGGTGGTGGGGTGGGTAACAACAGTGACtgagagaggtgtgtgttgttatttagGTGTTTATAGAAACTATTAAAACTAGAATTTCTGCAGTCATGAGTTTAGAAAAATATTTGTGTGCTATTAGGCACATAGAAATCGATGTTTCCATGTATACAAAATATACTACTGTATGTATTGAAaactttaattatatttttttgtgcCTGCCACATCAGAACAGAGACAACTACATCCGCTCCTGTCGTCTCCTCCCTGACGGTCGGACACTGATTGTGGGAGGTGAGGCGAGCACGCTGTCAATCTGGGATTTGGCCACGCCCACTCCCAGGATTAAGGCGGAGTTAACATCTTCAGCACCAGCATGTTACGCTCTGGCCATCAGCCCGGACTCCAAAGTCTGCTTCTCTTGCTGCAGCGATGGAAACATCGCAGTCTGGGATTTACACAACCAGACGCTCGTTAGGTAAGAGACACCTTGTTGTTTGTTAGAACATGGAGAGTTTGCTTATTTTCAGAGTCATTCTTTGCAGAAGATTAGTACAAATAAATGTATGGTTCAGGTGAATTTTAAGGGCATCTACAATTACTGCCTGGCTTCTCTAACCACCTGTCAAGCACAGTATTGGTCTTCCTTAATGAGCAGGCTCTCAGCCCTGCctgatttaacttttttatgATTACAAGTTGTAGCACCAAGAGGCAGAATATTTGACAATAGTACAACAAGAGTGGCTGCTGATGAGAAATACTGTAAGCCCTTCACATTTGGTAGTCTGATGCATACCAACTGCCTGGGCAACCTGATGCCTGGTGTGTCTTTGtttaaacatttctgtctttatttaactcagaatgtatgtgtgtatcctGCAGGCAGTTCCAGGGCCACACAGATGGAGCCAGCTGTATTGACATCTCAAACGATGGCACCAAGCTGTGGACCGGAGGCCTCGATAACACTGTCCGCTCCTGGGATCTGAGAGAGGGacggcagctgcagcagcatgacTTTACATCACAGGTACACACTCGTATCAACAAACAGTGTTTCATCGTCTGACCttgaaaaacgttttttttaaataattttttcaAAACGTTTGTATTAAATGTAGTATCCCCAGTTAGACTGAATTCAATTTTAACACCTGGTCAAATGCTAATACAACCCAAGTAATATTTCCTGTCTCTTCTGTGCAGATCTTCTCTCTCGGATACTGTCCGACAGGAGAGTGGCTCGCTGTGGGAATGGAGAGCAGCAACGTTGAGGTCCTTCATGTCACCAAGCCTGACAAATACCAGCTTCATCTACACGAGAGCTGTGTACTCTCCCTGCAGTTTGCCTACTGTGGTAAGCAACTGTGGCTGTCTTGATCTGTCTATTTAGTCCTCTTTTCACTCATTTTTCTCAGCTTATTTTGTAGTCTGTCTTGTTCATTTAGTGATTTGTTTTGAGGGACAGATAGAACTGTATAGAGGCAGACAGGGaacaagggaagagagaggggtatgacatgcaacacagGTCCTTGGTCCTTaaattttaccttttttaaattggTTTTGTCTGTCAATGATGTAATTGTCTACCTTTTTGTTTTACCCTGAGATTGctcattgtatgtgtgtgtttctctacCCAGGTAAATGGTTTGTGAGCACAGGGAAGGATAACTTACTGAATGCATGGAGGACACCATATGGAGCCAGCATATTCCAGGTTGGGACAACATATCACTGCAatctttatataatatattaacagataatatataaaacagctCCCTCTGAAGTTGCTGCTTCAGCTTTAACAGGGCAAACTACATTTCCACCAACACTGCATTGCATCCATGACTCAATGCCATGAAATTGCCATGATGTTGTCCTCAAAAAGAGAATTATCTACTGTCCATTTACAATTACAGAGTTAAGACTTGAAAGTTCCAAACATGCCTGCTGTTGCAGTGAAATATTGCTTGTAATGTGGTAACACATCCTGTCTCATGTGCTGCATCAGCATGTTTCTCTGTTATGATAGCATCTGCATCTTATTAACCATTCAGCAATATTGATTGGATTGAGAGCACCAGACGGAACTGTATTTTCTAAGAACTTTCAAGTACTGTATCCCACACACAGAAGCTaggtttcattgtttcattggAAATTGTTGTGACTGATTTCATATTCTAAATCTCTGTCTTTCGCTTCAGTCTAAAGAATCATCCTCGGTGCTAAGCTGTGACATATCTGTGGACGACAAGTACATCGTCACCGGTTCAGGGGACAAGAAGGCCACCGTTTACGAGGTCATCTACTAAAAATATGGAAAGAAGGCAAGAACATTTGTTCCTTCCCACACACCTGATATGTTTCTACAAATGTTCACGTAGAGCCAGAAATCGCAGACGAGAGTGACCTTGACGgcaccttctttttttctgttacatctgctgaggagacacaggaaggagacagacattttacatgcacacatctattgtgtctgtgtacatGATGGGAATTAACTGGAGCAGCTTGATGTTAATGGAATGAGAGGAACTGTTTGGATCTTGTCTCTACTGTTTTCTGCTACGGACTGCACTGGGATCAGCTACAGGGACCAGATATTGACTGAACCAAAGGGGGGTACTGCATTGTTTTGACTGGCACCAGCTCTTCTGAAGAACACTGTACTGAAGATCAGATTTTAAAACACACTTGATTCAGTGTCACGACCAGGGGCAGAGACCCTAGAAGGAACGCTCAACCCAGATGGTTGAATATATAAACAAGcagcaaatggaaaatgtgGACATAAAGTGACAAAATAATGGAGAGACGAAGGAGGAGAAGCAACATTTTGCAGACGGTGAATGCTGAACATAGTGCTTTGTATTTTGTTCCAGACATACATTGCTCACAGCGTGTTGGTCTCTCAGCTGTGACTCTCTGACCTTAGAACCTCAGCTTGCTGTTCTGATACGCCTACACTGTCTGAAAAGTACCTTTTCTGTCTTAACAGTAAGTCCTATCCTCACTAACTGCACTGTAGTGGTAGCTGTCCACCTCCACGCTTAGTACACACTCACAATGACAGTTTTAAACATACTGAAGGCCACGTTGACTTGTCTAGCATCACACTGTTGATTTCTGGGATGGGTCAGGTGGATCCTCAAAGCATTTCTGTACTTTGGAGAAAAATTAGCTTACCAAACCAAATAAGCGTCCAGAACAGGAGAATATACTTTAAATGTTGTTACAGAAGGCTTAACTCTGGTTGTTTTTTGCCTGCTTGAAAGACCAATTAGTGGAAACCTGAAGGGAAAAAAGTTTCAGAGATTGAATTAATCCTCAAATTCCATTGATCTTCCCTCTCTAGTGTACCTGTTTCAACAGATTATTTCCCTACTTATATTTTTTCACATAGCTGTACTCCACAAGCAACATAAGCCTTCATACTGGaatttcttttaactttttagcCCTTACGCTCTATACTTGAGCCGCAGTGTACATGCACATGTTGATGGGGTTTCTATTAGCAGGATGAGCCCCACGTTTACTCACACTGTCGCTGAATTGtcctgaaaacatttcagagactCAGTATTGATAATTGGTCAGCTGGATAGAGCTTCAGATTTACAAATAGCCTTCTCGATATGGTCTTGTTGAAATTAAGACATCATCCCTGCTGTCAATTTTAATGCAATTAATTTGCTAGTGATCTCTTTTACAATAAATTCATTGGTGGAGGTcataatgatttaaaatggtctcaaatttgaaataaaaaaaacaaccctttgGTTACCATCTTTACTGTTGTAAATGCACCCGACCCTGCCTTTATCACTCTTTGAAACACATAATGTCTTACTGTATGGAAGATTAATCACGCCTCATAAACAGGGACTGACTATACTTCTAAAAAGATCACCTTGACAAGTAAATTAACTTTGTGTTCAAACACGTGAAAAGTCCCTCCTACCATATTCACGAAACAAacgccatctttaaaaacagaattgccttttatttttttaaaacaaaacaaaaaaacactgttgcTTGTTTCTGCTAATATTCTTGAATGTGGGACATTTGGGAAATTGCCTCGAAAAGAACAACTGTGTAAAGTTGTCTTTTCACTTGACAAAGAAGATTCAAAGACTAAGACTACAAGCAAGATTAAATTATTTGTCAAGATAGTCTTATAGAGAAGGTAGAGAAGGCGCTGTTGTATTTCAGCTTCAGGAAGGAATCCGTCAGTTTCAGCCATTTTAAACTCATTATTTTCATGACCTTGtgcttagtttttttttttttttttaaatctatttttgtttgttgaatgtttgtaaaaatgtatatatctGTTTTCGTTTTTTTCTTACAGGACATGCTTTAGAAATAACAAACTGTTTTTGTACGTCttttacatgaaaaagaaaCGTCTAATCAGGAGAAATACTAAATGGTCTTAATGCTAGCTAATCTAAAATGATTGAAATATCTagacaataaatgttttttttgtaactggAGTGGTCTTTGACTTTCTGGAACACATTAGGACCTCACTGATGAAGTGTTTTGGATCCATTATAGATAATTGCAATGGAAGCTCAGAGTTTAGAGAATTACCCTTTTAAACAGACGGCAGTTTAGATTCCAGATttgtaaataaaactttaaacgTGAAAGTTAACCATCACCTAATCCATCCTTATGGTTTAGTATATTTTACTGAAACTCTGAACTGCTTAGTGACCAGCAGAGGATAATGGTTGCCCTCATCTAGCTTGGTGTGGATAAAGCATTGAAATATAAACTACTTATTACAGTGTAAAATCATCATACATCACAGTGTCAATGTTTTTGCACTGACATCTTTGGTACATTATTGATATTTTCAATTAAACCCCAAATCAGAAAAATGTTAAGTCAACTGGGGTTCATTACTTATTTATGTGTGTTGATGGAGTAAAGATTAGTGAAACAACTTGCAATATAATGGAAAcatcagtgcttttttttttttaatttttatcaAGCAACATTAATTTCTGGCTTGCTTGTATTTGTTTGGGTTTCCGTTTGCTTCTTCACACAGCTCTTCTCCAGTACACCATGCTTTATTTACTGCTGGAAAAGAGTTTTAGAGTTGCACTGAAGCTGACACAGGTCTGCaactcactgtgtgtgcagAAATTCCTTTGGTTTCTTTCCAAAGATGTATATAGACATGTCCCTGActcatgtttgctttttaaaatgtcaacagcCTCCATCATTGTGAAGGTGATTTTGGTGTGAGTATGGGGTGCTGGCACAAACTGAAGTGAGTCAGACTAAAAATGTTCCCACAACATTATGTAAGTCATTTAGTCACATCCTGCAAGTTCAAACGtcaaaagatgaaacaaaatagAGTCTGCTTTAGTTGGGTTAACAGCATCCAGTAAAGATTCAGTAAGGCCTGAAAATTGACCTGAATGTGATCAAGTCTTTGTAGGTTTTAAAGCGAGTGTGACTCCACTTGACACAGCAAGCAACATGACTGAATGATTTCAGCTTGAAAGGCTCCAGCTGCACGTGCTGCTATAATATTGTCTTAATGAATTAACTTAGCCAGACAGCAAGTCTGCCTGTATATTATCAAgcataatgtttttattcttgcagtttttcaaataaaatagtGTCTGTAATCAACTTTTTGCAACtgacatgaaaaaagaaatctcattAGTTGGTCAGATGAGGACGAGATAGATGGTCGTGTTTTCTCAGCATACGAGCCTGATTACCTTCCACGAATTGGTTGTTTCCTGGTACCTGATTACATACATGATTGTTAGTAACTACATGTTGCATGTATTGTAAATTAATCAGGTTTAACTCGGAAATTGGATATAACACTTTAATATGTGACAACTTGTTTCACCTGCAAATGCCAATCTTAACAACTGCTGGTGTTGCAGTTGATAATTGCCAAAGGGAGACAGTATAACACATTAATCCAGCGATGTTCTTCTCAATTACTTTCCCTACTGCGGTGTCATCAATACACATGTGCACGCTCAAGCACGGAAGAACCCGGCTGAAGGTATACGTGGCAATCCGGTTCCTCCAGCAGAACTTTCGCTATGTCAGTTGGGTTTTTAAACTAAAAAAGGAAACCTGGTTTTGCATTGACGCTGACTTCTCTACACTGCATCTTTGCTTATCCTGTGGAAACACATGGCCTTGTCTacattgttttcctgctttctctTCACTGCTTTTAGGTTCAGCTCCAGCCTCTTGTGGTCCTGAATAGCATTAAGTGGGTAAAGGCGAAGAATGAAGAAGCTGGGTGGCCCACTCAACCAACCGAGGACGCTTCAGTCTGCTGAAAAGAGAAGTTACCAgtgtgcagtgtttgtgtggattttCTTTAGCCTATGTAGTATTGATATGGAGGTATAGATAGTTGCAGAACAGAGCAGCTGTTCAAATCAACTGTGTGTTAAATAACCAAGTCCAATCCCCTGCTTAATACTAACACCCACAACAAACAgactagctctctctctctctcccctgatGTAAACTGTAAATCTGATTAATTACTGTGAATATATAATTCTCTGTCTATCCCCGGCTCTCATACACAGACACTcatactcacacatacacacacacacacacacacacacacacacacacacaccgttgtACAGTATGAGGTGATTATGTGGCAATTACAACAGTCacagtgacaaaatgaaagCTGATCCTTGgagaaaaaatggagaaaatgtcaCTCCAAGTTTCCAGTCTATCCAGAGATTTCTGAGCTCTGAATCACAGCGTTCTCTTTTGATCATCACCGCTGCTGCCTCTCTCCGATACACAGACGGATTATTCCCCCTAAATCTCCCAAATCCCTAATCCTATTTATCTCAACGCCACACAAAAAAGGTGCTCTCTTCCCACTGCTCAGCTTATGTGTACAGTACGGATGTGAGTATACTTGTATTTCAACATTTATGAGGGCCAGTTCAGGACATGAGATGGTGACATTTCAGGCAGTGCTCACTTTGAAAATGCTCTGTTTTAGGTTTCAAGGCTAAATTTCAATGTAGAGGTAGTTGGGGATCCAGACACATACAGAAATAcgaatgactgtgtgtgtaaatgtctgtttcatcaaattttcattcattgttattAGTTTAATTTGTTCCAAATGTTCTTCCTCAAGGCTGCCTGAGTCTGGGACAACCTAAATATTAAAGACggacataaataaaatactgtgaaaCAGCCATAAGTGGAAATTAATAATGCATGTTCAGGTGAAGTATCTtatctttatgttgttttcaagCTGAATTACTCGATTTTTTGGGCActtggggcagcagaacaaactgtaaacacataatatacaatataaagtAATGGcagacatccagcagacattatcattcatttggagttgtgtttctggccacctggtcCAATAtccactctcttttagctctgtttttggtctctaccaactcctgagtgaaatatttggctgctaaatgctccacttcagcagctagttgctaactgcgTCTGTGTCGTTTGATGCTGGGCCGATAGTGTGCAgtcttttttgctgaaaacagccgcctgctgaggaggaaaacaacCATAATAAGAgcagagtgaaccaaaaccgtaaAGTTATGGACTGGAAACTCGAAACAACCAAAAAGCTGCTAAAAAAATCCATAGAGATGAGAAGAACTGCGCCGGGTTACAATTCTCTGTGCGACACATTGTACATTACATGATCCTCGTTGATGAATGACAGTATACCATCTATAACATGTTGTGATACTAATACTTGTTGATTGCATTTTGCTTGTTTATTCAACCGTGAGAGGTGTCATACAGTTTTTCATCAATCAGAATGAAAATCAGGCTTGACCATCACTGTAATGCTGTTTAATTTTTCTTCACTGAGTTTGTGGACATAGACAGTAGGAACAGTAGAAGGAAGACAAGCTACAATACACCCAGATTAAATTGAATTCACACAAATACGAGCAGGGGATAATGAGAGTGCAGCTGCTGCCAGCATGAATAAAACCAGGCCTTTAAAACCATTACATCCTGTTATGCTGTCatcaacatcctcctcctcctccgtctctacctttctcttctccttccccGCAATCTCATTTgtgtttccctcctccctctcttctacCTTCTTCCATAGCCTTCCTCTACCAagatgtttcttctttttcttatttcttttctctttttgtccctCCAGGCCCCGcactccctccttccctcatctttctctttgttttccacAAGTACCTGGTTATCTCTTATTTGGTAAACcaattttctctcttctcctctcaggaAATAtactcccttttcctctcctccatctcccttgAGCTTATTTGCCTTTTTcctcacgttttttttttttttgccccaaCCTCCCCAGGTAGCCCACTGTGCtttgcacctgtgtgtgtgtgtgtgtgtgtgtgtgtgtgtgtgtgtgtgtgtgtgtgtgtgtgctaatgagCTTAGAGCTGTCTCCCTCCCAAGGTGAGGTGCCATGCTGAGGTGATCAgcactgctggagctgcaggtaTCAACCACAAACACCTGCCAGGTTGagcactaccacacacacacacacacacacacacacacacacacacacacacagtaatttcctctccctctcactcacatgcacacacacatacaaaagaagaaaatcatttCCTCTCTCCGTCCTTACACATATAAATGCAGAATAAATCTTTACTTTCCTCTCTCACATacaaacagtataaaaacacacacacacattaaatacactatgttttttctctctttctctcatacacacacgcagctgACTGCTGCACAAGGGCGATAGCACAACTCCTGTCCTGTCAACACGCAGGATAATCAGCTGCTGGGGATTGTGGGTAAGCTGTAATAATCCCTTGCATGGAATATGGAAAGCATCAGAGAGTTATTCAATAGGACAGAgataaaggtgtgtgtgcgtgtgtgtgtgtctctgtgtgagtgacGCTTTTCCATCTTTAATATGCATCTTCACCTGAAGCTGACTGCCAgttggaaaaacacacatcagtccACACCAGCAGCTAAACATCAGCCCAGCCCCCTTCTAGAGaacctgcagctgtttgaaATGCTCC from the Enoplosus armatus isolate fEnoArm2 chromosome 4, fEnoArm2.hap1, whole genome shotgun sequence genome contains:
- the LOC139284521 gene encoding transducin-like enhancer protein 1, which encodes MFPQGRHPTPHQAPGQPFKFTIPESLDRIKEEFQFLQAQYHSLKLECEKLASEKTEMQRHYVMYYEMSYGLNIEMHKQTEIAKRLNTICAQVIPFLSQEHQQQVVQAVERAKQVTMAELNAVIGQQHLSHNHSGAPVPLTPHPAGLHPSQLGGSAGLLALSGALGAIPPHLMGKEVGDKKPHLSGPDSHPAGPEHLREREPGTSNSLLPESLRNSDKRRNGPEFSNDTKKRKVDDKDSSHYDSDGEKSDDNLVVDVSNEDPASPRGTPLPSPRENGLDKARLLKKDPCSPASTASSASSSSLKSKEMSMRDKAGTPGLKSSTPTPRGDSTPGPSSTPGIRPSLSKPPSMEIPHPPSKSSLRTPLAVPGPYPGAFGMLPHAAGMNGELAGAAGAAAYAAGLHNMSPQMSVAAAAAVAAYGRSPMVGFDPHPHMRVPGMPPSLTGIPGGKPAYSFHVAADGQMQPVPFPPDALVGPGIPRHARQINTLNHGEVVCAVTISNPTRHVYTGGKGCVKVWDISHPGNKSPVSQLDCLNRDNYIRSCRLLPDGRTLIVGGEASTLSIWDLATPTPRIKAELTSSAPACYALAISPDSKVCFSCCSDGNIAVWDLHNQTLVRQFQGHTDGASCIDISNDGTKLWTGGLDNTVRSWDLREGRQLQQHDFTSQIFSLGYCPTGEWLAVGMESSNVEVLHVTKPDKYQLHLHESCVLSLQFAYCGKWFVSTGKDNLLNAWRTPYGASIFQSKESSSVLSCDISVDDKYIVTGSGDKKATVYEVIY